One Candidatus Binatia bacterium DNA window includes the following coding sequences:
- the icd gene encoding isocitrate dehydrogenase [NADP], with protein sequence MANVRIEVPRGDRITVREGKIVAGDRPIVPFIEGDGTGPDIWRAAVRVIDAAVAKAYGGKRQIAWMEVFAGEKAYRLFGTWLPDETVEAFREYVVGIKGPLTTPVGGGIRSLNVALRQKLDLYVCLRPVRWFRGVPSPVKRPDKVDMVIFRENTEDIYAGIEFAAGSPEAERFLGWFREAFPEEYRKIRFPRDVGIGLKPVSRQGSERLVRAAIRYALENGRKSVTLVHKGNIMKFTEGAFRNWGYELAEREFGQKVFTWQQYDRIKAEAGEEAANRAQKEAEAAGKIVVKDTIADITLQQVLTRADEFDVIATLNLNGDYLSDAIAAQVGGIGIAPGGNINYETGHAVFEATHGTAPKYANLDKVNPGSVILSGAMMLRHLGWPEAADRILAGMDGAIGSRTVTYDFARLLRAEGVEDVREVKCSEFGQAVIDHM encoded by the coding sequence ATGGCGAACGTTCGCATCGAGGTACCGCGGGGGGACAGGATCACCGTGCGTGAAGGCAAAATCGTCGCCGGCGACCGCCCCATCGTGCCTTTCATCGAAGGCGACGGAACCGGCCCGGACATCTGGCGAGCGGCCGTCCGGGTGATCGACGCCGCGGTGGCCAAAGCGTACGGGGGAAAGCGGCAGATCGCCTGGATGGAGGTTTTCGCCGGTGAAAAAGCCTACCGGCTCTTCGGTACCTGGCTGCCGGACGAGACCGTGGAAGCCTTCCGCGAGTACGTGGTGGGAATCAAGGGCCCCCTCACGACGCCCGTGGGTGGAGGCATTCGCTCCCTCAACGTGGCGCTCCGGCAGAAGCTCGATCTCTACGTTTGCCTTCGTCCGGTGCGCTGGTTCCGAGGTGTACCGTCCCCGGTCAAGCGTCCGGACAAGGTGGACATGGTCATTTTTCGGGAAAACACCGAGGACATCTACGCGGGCATCGAGTTCGCGGCGGGTTCTCCGGAAGCCGAGCGGTTCCTCGGGTGGTTCCGGGAAGCTTTCCCCGAGGAGTACCGAAAGATCCGCTTTCCGCGGGACGTGGGGATCGGCCTGAAGCCCGTCTCGCGCCAGGGAAGCGAACGGCTCGTTCGCGCGGCGATCCGCTATGCCCTGGAGAACGGGCGCAAGTCCGTCACCCTCGTGCACAAGGGCAACATCATGAAGTTCACCGAGGGGGCGTTCCGGAACTGGGGTTACGAGCTCGCGGAGCGCGAGTTCGGGCAGAAGGTCTTCACCTGGCAGCAGTACGACCGGATCAAGGCCGAAGCCGGCGAGGAAGCCGCGAACCGTGCCCAGAAAGAGGCCGAAGCGGCGGGTAAGATCGTCGTCAAGGACACCATCGCCGACATCACGCTGCAGCAGGTCCTCACGCGCGCCGACGAGTTCGACGTCATCGCCACCCTCAATTTGAACGGCGATTACCTCTCGGACGCGATCGCGGCTCAGGTGGGAGGCATCGGCATCGCTCCGGGTGGCAACATCAACTACGAGACGGGCCACGCCGTCTTCGAGGCGACACACGGCACCGCTCCGAAATACGCCAACCTCGACAAGGTGAACCCGGGCTCCGTGATCCTTTCCGGGGCCATGATGCTGCGGCACCTGGGCTGGCCCGAGGCGGCGGATCGCATCCTCGCCGGGATGGACGGTGCCATCGGCTCCCGTACGGTGACCTACGACTTCGCGCGGCTTCTGCGTGCCGAAGGCGTGGAGGACGTACGAGAAGTGAAGTGCAGCGAATTCGGCCAGGCCGTGATCGACCACATGTGA
- the acn gene encoding aconitate hydratase: MDPTRTRPETIRQIYSKIRETSKRFRETLGRPLTLAEKILLAHRVGDGGMPARGESWVDLQPDRVALQDATAQMTILQFMQAGRPRVAVPTTVHCDHLIRARVGASADMQAAFAENDEVYRFLRSASQKYGMGFWNPGSGIIHQVVLENYAFPGGLMIGTDSHTPNAGGLGMIAIGVGGADAAEVMAGLPWNVLWPRLVAVRLTGSLQGWTAPKDVILKVAGILTVKGGTGKILEYIGPGARSISCTGKATITNMGAEVGATTSVFPFDEKMAAYLRATERAEIAELAEEFAGDLEPDPEVEQDPERYYDQVVEIDLSTLEPYVVGPHSPDVARPISALAAEARAKGYPLDIRACLIGSCTNSSYEDIGRAAEVARQALAHGWKARTRFLITPGSDRIHQTIERDGQLEVLANIGGVVLANACGPCIGQWQRDDIRKGEQNTIVTSFNRNFPARNDGNPQTLAFIASPEIVTAFALAGRLDFNPLVDPLRNGDAWVLRAPSAPELPERGFAAGQAGFVPPAENGSSVEIEIRPDSDRLQILEPFPPWDGKDFEGLVVLVKVKGKCTTDHISPAGPWLRYRGHLDRISDNLFLGAVNAFTDEVGKGTNVLTGERGVPFPRIARHYKAEGVGWVVVGDENYGEGSSREHAAMEPRYLGCKAVLARSFARIHETNLKKQGILTLRFSDPGDYDKVREDDRVSIRGLAALAPGRAVEVVLHHSDGTEETISCTHSYSQEQIRWFRAGAALNLLRETSQVRA; encoded by the coding sequence ATGGATCCGACACGCACTCGACCGGAGACGATCCGGCAGATCTATTCCAAGATTCGAGAAACCTCGAAGCGGTTCCGGGAAACCCTCGGGCGGCCCCTCACCCTGGCCGAAAAAATCCTTCTCGCGCACAGAGTCGGCGACGGCGGTATGCCCGCCCGCGGCGAGAGCTGGGTCGATCTCCAGCCCGACCGAGTGGCCCTCCAGGACGCGACGGCACAGATGACGATCCTCCAGTTCATGCAAGCCGGCCGTCCCCGCGTGGCCGTTCCCACGACGGTACATTGCGACCACCTGATTCGGGCGAGAGTCGGCGCCTCGGCGGACATGCAGGCAGCGTTCGCGGAGAACGACGAGGTCTATCGCTTTCTCCGTTCCGCCTCGCAGAAGTACGGCATGGGCTTCTGGAATCCGGGCTCGGGCATCATCCACCAGGTCGTCCTGGAAAACTACGCCTTTCCGGGCGGGCTCATGATCGGAACCGACTCGCACACGCCGAACGCGGGAGGGCTCGGGATGATCGCCATCGGGGTGGGTGGGGCCGACGCCGCCGAAGTCATGGCCGGGCTTCCCTGGAACGTCCTCTGGCCGCGGCTCGTCGCCGTACGCCTCACGGGATCGCTGCAAGGATGGACCGCACCCAAGGACGTGATCCTCAAGGTCGCCGGAATCCTCACCGTGAAAGGAGGAACGGGGAAAATCCTCGAGTATATCGGCCCGGGCGCCCGCTCGATCAGTTGCACGGGGAAGGCCACGATCACGAACATGGGGGCGGAGGTCGGTGCCACCACGTCCGTTTTCCCCTTCGACGAGAAAATGGCCGCTTACCTGAGAGCGACCGAACGTGCGGAGATCGCGGAGCTGGCCGAAGAATTCGCCGGCGATCTCGAGCCCGATCCCGAAGTCGAGCAGGACCCCGAACGCTACTACGACCAGGTCGTCGAAATCGATCTTTCGACCCTCGAGCCCTACGTGGTGGGCCCCCACTCGCCGGATGTCGCACGGCCCATCTCGGCCCTCGCTGCCGAAGCACGAGCGAAGGGTTATCCGCTCGACATCCGTGCCTGCCTGATCGGAAGTTGCACGAACTCGTCCTACGAGGACATCGGACGCGCCGCCGAGGTAGCACGGCAGGCGCTGGCCCACGGCTGGAAGGCCCGGACGCGATTTCTCATCACCCCCGGCTCCGACCGCATCCACCAGACCATCGAACGAGACGGCCAGCTCGAGGTCCTCGCGAACATCGGCGGCGTGGTCCTCGCGAACGCGTGCGGGCCGTGCATCGGCCAGTGGCAGCGGGACGACATCCGGAAGGGGGAGCAGAACACGATCGTGACGTCGTTCAACCGGAACTTTCCCGCACGCAACGACGGGAACCCTCAGACACTGGCTTTCATCGCGAGTCCTGAAATCGTCACGGCGTTCGCCCTCGCCGGCAGGCTCGATTTCAACCCACTGGTCGACCCCCTGCGCAACGGCGATGCCTGGGTCCTGCGGGCGCCCTCCGCACCCGAACTGCCCGAGCGGGGGTTCGCCGCGGGACAAGCCGGCTTCGTCCCCCCGGCCGAGAACGGCTCCTCCGTGGAAATCGAGATTCGCCCGGACAGCGACCGACTCCAGATCCTGGAACCCTTCCCGCCGTGGGACGGGAAGGATTTCGAGGGGCTCGTGGTCCTGGTCAAGGTCAAAGGGAAGTGCACCACCGACCACATCTCTCCGGCCGGCCCGTGGCTCCGCTACCGCGGGCACCTCGACAGGATCAGCGACAACCTCTTTCTCGGCGCGGTCAACGCCTTCACGGACGAGGTCGGCAAAGGTACGAACGTGCTCACGGGCGAGCGCGGAGTCCCCTTTCCACGCATCGCGCGCCACTACAAAGCCGAGGGCGTAGGGTGGGTGGTCGTAGGCGACGAGAATTACGGCGAAGGTTCGAGCCGCGAGCACGCGGCTATGGAGCCACGGTACCTCGGCTGCAAGGCGGTCCTCGCCCGCAGCTTCGCTCGCATCCACGAGACGAATCTGAAAAAACAGGGAATCCTGACGCTACGGTTCTCCGACCCCGGGGACTACGACAAAGTCCGGGAAGACGACCGGGTTTCGATCCGCGGGCTCGCAGCCCTGGCGCCCGGGCGGGCGGTGGAAGTCGTGCTCCACCACTCCGACGGCACCGAGGAAACCATTTCCTGCACGCACTCGTACAGCCAGGAGCAAATCCGCTGGTTCCGCGCCGGTGCCGCGCTCAACCTGCTCCGCGAAACGAGCCAGGTCCGCGCCTAG
- a CDS encoding formyl-CoA transferase, translated as MPMPLEGIRVVDWTIWQQGPVASVMLGDLGAEVIKIEERVGGDPGRGMLKMSGIDLSDRPNFYFEANNRNKKSVALDLKHPEGKEILYRLVERSDVFVQNFRKGVAERLGFGPAELRKRNPRLVYASASGYGPEGPEAHAPSFDYLAQARSGIMLAAGEPDMPPLAIAGGIADQMGAIMLAYGILAALYARERFGVGQEVDASHLGSMTWLQGLSVAARLMMGMAIPRQARASAVNPLWNHYRCADGRWIALGMLQPDRYWADFCRVLGRPELATDERFATMQARAAHAAECVAVLDEIFATRSCAEWVEILRRGGDFIFTHVNSVDDLPDDPQVQANRYVTEFDHPAFGPVRVVGIPVELHETPGKIRTPAPEFGQHTEEILTELLGYSWEDIARLRDQGVI; from the coding sequence ATGCCCATGCCCCTCGAAGGAATCCGTGTCGTGGACTGGACCATCTGGCAGCAGGGTCCCGTCGCGAGCGTCATGCTCGGAGACCTCGGTGCGGAGGTCATCAAGATCGAGGAAAGGGTCGGCGGGGATCCCGGCCGAGGCATGCTCAAGATGAGCGGGATCGATCTTTCCGACCGTCCGAACTTCTACTTCGAGGCCAACAACCGCAACAAGAAGAGCGTGGCCCTGGACCTCAAACATCCCGAGGGGAAAGAGATCCTCTACCGGCTCGTCGAACGCTCCGACGTCTTCGTCCAGAACTTCCGCAAAGGTGTGGCGGAACGGCTCGGCTTCGGGCCGGCCGAGTTGCGCAAGCGGAACCCACGGCTCGTCTACGCGAGCGCGTCGGGCTACGGCCCCGAGGGCCCCGAGGCTCACGCCCCCTCGTTCGATTACCTCGCGCAGGCGCGGTCCGGGATCATGCTCGCCGCCGGCGAACCGGACATGCCGCCGCTCGCGATCGCGGGTGGGATCGCCGACCAGATGGGGGCGATCATGCTCGCCTACGGGATCCTGGCGGCGCTCTACGCCAGGGAGCGATTCGGTGTCGGGCAGGAAGTCGACGCTTCCCACCTGGGCTCGATGACGTGGCTTCAGGGGCTCAGCGTCGCCGCGCGCCTCATGATGGGGATGGCGATTCCACGCCAGGCGAGGGCGTCGGCGGTGAACCCCCTCTGGAACCATTACCGATGCGCCGACGGGCGCTGGATCGCCCTCGGCATGCTACAGCCCGATCGCTACTGGGCGGATTTCTGCCGCGTACTCGGAAGGCCGGAGCTCGCGACGGACGAGCGCTTCGCGACGATGCAGGCCCGTGCCGCCCATGCCGCGGAGTGCGTGGCGGTCCTCGACGAGATCTTCGCGACGCGGTCCTGCGCCGAATGGGTCGAGATCTTGCGAAGGGGCGGGGACTTCATCTTCACGCACGTCAACAGCGTGGACGACCTCCCGGACGACCCGCAGGTGCAGGCCAACCGGTACGTGACCGAGTTCGACCATCCCGCTTTCGGGCCCGTGCGTGTGGTCGGTATCCCGGTCGAGCTTCACGAGACCCCGGGCAAGATCCGTACCCCCGCACCCGAATTCGGGCAGCACACCGAAGAGATCCTGACCGAGCTCCTCGGCTACAGTTGGGAGGATATCGCTCGGCTGCGCGACCAGGGCGTGATCTAG
- a CDS encoding RND transporter, which yields MRAGFLVVFSLAVVVSGPATAGEKVRLTLGEAIRRAENVSPDLRSSSAEVLGARAGLRRHKAFLPSNPFVSVGLQPRLSDDIGASYGVAVSQEIELARQSGLRLRVARAELGQFEAHRESVRLTAIAQVKSAFISALGARERVELARTEAEQARRLAEEAASARGASTVSRMEANIAAAQAARAERDLALAEKAWGDALGLLRYYLAYPADQELELVGELELPRGEPPPLSTLIGHALENRPDWVAQQRAFDAADERVRLRRRERIPNVTVTASVSRFEGDTFGGADVGFYLPVLHRGDVEVEEALQARERARADLDDTRRIVEWEVGQAYRRYVAAVEAFEILRREVLPRSDENLRLEEELYARGEVGLVDLIGIRIDALSARREYVDALVEYNDARVELERSVGGSLPAEKRESKRS from the coding sequence ATGCGGGCAGGGTTTCTCGTGGTTTTCTCTCTTGCCGTCGTCGTCTCGGGTCCTGCGACCGCTGGAGAGAAAGTTCGCCTGACCCTTGGCGAGGCGATCCGGAGGGCCGAGAACGTGAGTCCCGACCTGCGCTCGTCGAGTGCGGAGGTTCTCGGTGCCCGGGCCGGTCTCCGAAGGCACAAGGCCTTTTTGCCCTCGAATCCGTTCGTCTCCGTCGGCCTCCAGCCGCGACTTTCCGACGACATCGGGGCAAGCTACGGCGTTGCCGTCTCGCAGGAAATCGAGCTTGCCCGCCAGAGCGGGCTGCGCCTCAGGGTCGCTCGGGCCGAGCTCGGGCAGTTCGAGGCTCACAGGGAAAGCGTTCGGCTCACGGCCATCGCTCAGGTGAAGTCGGCCTTCATCTCCGCGCTCGGGGCTCGCGAACGGGTAGAGCTGGCGCGCACCGAGGCCGAGCAAGCTCGCCGGCTCGCGGAAGAGGCGGCGTCGGCTCGCGGCGCCTCGACGGTTTCGCGGATGGAAGCCAACATTGCCGCGGCGCAAGCTGCACGGGCCGAGCGGGACCTTGCACTGGCCGAAAAAGCCTGGGGAGACGCCCTGGGTCTCCTACGCTATTACCTTGCCTATCCCGCCGATCAGGAGCTGGAACTCGTGGGAGAACTCGAACTTCCCCGGGGCGAACCGCCGCCTCTCTCCACTCTGATCGGGCACGCTCTCGAGAATCGGCCCGATTGGGTTGCCCAGCAGCGAGCTTTCGACGCCGCCGACGAGCGAGTTCGCCTCCGCCGCCGCGAGCGGATTCCCAACGTGACCGTCACGGCTTCCGTCTCCCGGTTCGAAGGCGACACGTTCGGCGGGGCCGACGTCGGTTTCTACCTGCCGGTCCTCCACCGGGGCGACGTCGAGGTCGAGGAAGCGCTGCAGGCGCGCGAACGTGCCCGGGCGGACCTCGACGACACGCGACGGATCGTGGAGTGGGAGGTAGGCCAGGCGTACCGGAGGTACGTGGCTGCCGTCGAAGCGTTCGAAATCCTGCGACGCGAGGTTCTCCCTCGTAGCGACGAGAACCTTCGACTCGAGGAGGAGCTCTACGCCCGAGGGGAAGTGGGGCTGGTTGACTTGATCGGCATCCGTATCGATGCTCTCTCGGCCAGGAGGGAATACGTGGACGCCCTGGTCGAGTACAACGATGCCCGCGTCGAGCTCGAGCGGTCCGTCGGTGGGTCGCTCCCGGCCGAAAAGCGCGAGTCGAAACGGAGCTGA
- a CDS encoding hypothetical protein (possible pseudo, frameshifted) — protein MQQKAVNAIRVSLLELLGVPSLYELDRLHLTAHSTIDVALQEELAEFLRKFRDPEFVKAHGLDAKHLLEGADPREVVYSILLYEATPRGNLLRAQADNLDRPFDVNDGIKMELGSTAKLRTLAHYLEIMAELHTHLSRLDPISLREKRRTARDRLTRWAAEYLEVHPNALLREFLDAALERRYSASPYESFFTGGGVHAFRNFDRDDNRRILSVRQAFLKSTNLVFIRLMRDLVAYHKARLPYDAEAVLRDPSNPLRRKMLDDIVEEESRETLRRFYVRYRDLEGDAVVEKLLRGRIDGRSTAVLFHAWRLGEHGWTLDRWFDRWKVRPTPRERRAFETTYARFTLADYGYLLGRHPLEVWVAGERYTRGHVEWKELLLRSARARREAYAWIYKTRNRSAQNRRLRTKIEGDAFERMTPYWRRLGFPFRRLVPSYATAIGSSSDRPSGLAELMGIIVNDGSRKPSLRLTRLRFAEGTPYETVLEPVRRSERVLHPTVARVLREMLRDVVEAGTARRLAGALRTADGITVPLGGKTGSGDNRLKKVNRWGGEIRSRALNRTAAFVFYAGDRYFGVVTAFVEGKKAERYSFTSALPVTVLKLASPILAKHLDLAAPRPGRETENEAKGSARAEEDRGASLPFRPSSGT, from the coding sequence GTGCAGCAGAAGGCCGTCAATGCCATACGCGTGTCGCTGCTCGAGCTGCTCGGGGTCCCGAGCCTCTACGAGCTCGACCGCCTGCATCTCACCGCCCACAGCACCATCGACGTGGCCCTGCAGGAAGAACTTGCCGAGTTCTTGCGCAAGTTCCGAGATCCCGAGTTCGTGAAAGCGCACGGCCTCGACGCGAAACACCTCCTCGAAGGCGCAGACCCCCGGGAGGTCGTCTACAGCATCCTGCTCTACGAAGCCACGCCGCGGGGAAACCTGCTCCGCGCCCAGGCCGACAACCTCGACCGCCCGTTCGACGTGAACGACGGGATCAAAATGGAGCTCGGAAGCACGGCCAAGTTGCGAACCCTGGCGCACTACCTCGAGATCATGGCGGAGCTCCACACGCACCTTTCGCGGCTCGACCCGATCTCTCTTCGGGAAAAGCGCCGGACGGCTCGCGACCGGCTCACGCGGTGGGCGGCGGAGTATCTCGAGGTCCACCCGAACGCATTGCTCCGCGAGTTTCTGGATGCGGCTCTCGAGCGCCGCTACTCGGCCAGCCCGTACGAGAGTTTTTTCACGGGCGGAGGGGTCCACGCTTTCCGGAATTTCGACCGAGACGACAACCGCAGGATCCTTTCGGTACGGCAGGCCTTCCTCAAGTCGACGAACCTCGTCTTCATCCGCCTCATGCGGGACCTGGTCGCGTACCACAAGGCGCGGCTTCCCTACGACGCCGAAGCCGTCCTCCGGGACCCTTCGAACCCTCTTCGGCGGAAAATGCTGGACGACATCGTCGAGGAGGAATCGCGGGAAACTCTCCGTCGGTTCTACGTCCGGTACCGGGATCTCGAAGGCGACGCCGTGGTCGAGAAGCTCCTCCGCGGAAGGATCGACGGGCGATCGACCGCCGTGCTCTTTCACGCGTGGCGGCTCGGCGAGCACGGGTGGACTCTGGACCGCTGGTTCGATCGGTGGAAGGTCCGACCGACCCCGCGGGAAAGGCGCGCCTTCGAAACGACCTATGCCCGGTTCACCCTGGCGGACTACGGGTACCTCCTCGGTCGACATCCGCTCGAGGTCTGGGTCGCGGGCGAGCGGTACACGCGCGGGCACGTCGAGTGGAAGGAGCTTCTTCTTCGCAGCGCCCGGGCGCGGCGCGAGGCTTACGCCTGGATCTACAAGACCAGGAACCGGTCGGCCCAGAACCGGCGCCTGCGCACGAAAATCGAAGGGGACGCCTTCGAGCGCATGACACCATACTGGCGGCGGCTGGGCTTCCCGTTCCGCCGGCTCGTTCCGTCCTATGCGACCGCGATCGGTAGCTCGTCGGACCGTCCCTCGGGGCTCGCGGAGCTCATGGGCATCATCGTGAACGACGGCTCGCGAAAACCCTCGCTCCGACTCACCCGTCTCCGTTTCGCGGAGGGAACACCGTACGAAACCGTCCTCGAGCCGGTCCGCCGGTCCGAACGAGTTCTGCATCCCACGGTGGCTCGGGTCCTGCGGGAAATGCTTCGGGATGTCGTGGAGGCCGGTACGGCGCGGCGACTCGCCGGAGCCCTGCGCACCGCGGACGGCATCACGGTACCGCTCGGCGGTAAGACGGGTTCGGGAGACAATCGCCTGAAGAAGGTGAACCGCTGGGGTGGAGAAATCCGCTCGCGGGCGCTCAACCGGACGGCCGCGTTCGTTTTCTACGCCGGCGACCGTTACTTCGGCGTCGTCACGGCTTTCGTCGAGGGAAAGAAAGCCGAACGATACAGCTTCACGAGCGCGCTCCCCGTGACCGTCCTGAAACTCGCCTCCCCCATCCTCGCCAAGCACCTCGATCTCGCGGCTCCGAGGCCGGGCCGGGAGACGGAAAACGAGGCGAAGGGGTCGGCCCGAGCCGAGGAGGATCGGGGCGCGTCCCTCCCGTTTCGGCCGAGCTCGGGTACCTGA
- a CDS encoding hypothetical protein (possible pseudo, frameshifted) gives MTTADRSWQPGSLFQAIFSEGVREGPAAVRKHLLVTLTGHGICCERRPVTPMADLSVERALEAGEREPLRTILLLFSSALSFFGALGFLFLLLFTAPGEAALAWYGTTALAAFLSLSGIASFVLARKGALRPAAFLLACGLVTTGTGDLVFLEDIEGVAAIIYCVVVGLVALGIEPRQWLPFGAFFGVWVATGTLLHYFPVVEQLRLPENLVVVFTVGAMTLGLSFPALLFWVFHSSLARSRQEAWQLAEKALEASRAKTEFLGAMSHELRTPLNVLLGTTEMLREGAGGELPEPALGLVGKIEKYSRELLALVENALQVSQIEGGGLQVRSRGVRSARAPRGGARRRRSHAQERRRRAPLAARRTRADAG, from the coding sequence GTGACAACCGCCGACCGCTCCTGGCAACCCGGCAGTCTCTTCCAGGCGATCTTCTCCGAAGGAGTCCGCGAGGGCCCCGCGGCAGTGCGAAAGCATCTGCTCGTGACCTTGACGGGGCATGGAATTTGCTGCGAACGGCGCCCGGTGACGCCCATGGCCGACCTCTCGGTCGAGCGTGCTCTCGAGGCCGGGGAGCGGGAACCGCTGCGCACGATTCTCCTGCTTTTTTCTTCGGCTCTCTCGTTCTTCGGAGCGCTCGGTTTTCTCTTCCTCCTGCTTTTCACGGCCCCCGGGGAAGCGGCTCTTGCCTGGTACGGTACCACGGCGCTCGCGGCCTTCCTTTCGCTCTCGGGGATCGCGAGCTTCGTTCTGGCCCGAAAGGGCGCCCTTCGGCCGGCTGCTTTTCTCCTGGCTTGCGGCCTCGTCACGACCGGCACCGGGGACCTCGTGTTCCTCGAAGACATCGAAGGGGTCGCGGCGATCATCTATTGCGTCGTCGTGGGGCTCGTCGCGCTCGGCATCGAACCCCGGCAGTGGCTTCCGTTCGGGGCGTTTTTCGGCGTGTGGGTGGCTACCGGAACCCTCCTCCACTACTTTCCCGTGGTCGAGCAGTTGCGACTTCCCGAGAACCTGGTCGTGGTCTTCACGGTCGGCGCCATGACGCTGGGGCTTTCCTTTCCGGCGCTCCTGTTCTGGGTCTTCCACTCGAGCCTTGCCCGCTCCCGGCAGGAAGCCTGGCAGTTGGCCGAAAAGGCCCTCGAGGCGAGTCGGGCGAAGACCGAGTTCCTCGGAGCGATGTCTCACGAGCTCCGGACCCCGCTGAACGTACTGCTCGGTACGACAGAAATGCTCCGCGAGGGGGCGGGGGGCGAGCTTCCCGAGCCGGCGCTCGGGCTCGTCGGGAAAATCGAGAAGTATTCGCGCGAGCTTCTCGCGCTCGTCGAAAATGCGCTGCAGGTCTCGCAGATCGAAGGCGGGGGCCTTCAGGTGCGCTCGCGAGGAGTTCGGTCTGCCCGAGCTCCTCGAGGAGGTGCGCGCCGTCGCCGAAGCCATGCCCAGGAGCGACGGCGTCGAGCTCCGCTGGCAGCTCGACGTACACGAGCCGATGCGGGGTGA
- a CDS encoding glycosyl transferase, whose product MNVFRESPNGAEGASAAGAARHVAVFLSELSGGGAQRRTVTLVNGFAARGMRVDLVLVRAAGPLLGEVSREVHVVELESVWARRPPFSAFRRGRVLASIGALADYLRSVRPDVLLSAASHVNLAACLAYRQARVPLPLVLRVSNHLSRSSWNLRRSPRLLTPILARELFPSAAALIAVSRSVADDLVRVTGLPSEKVHVIYNPVVDERLFRKAREMPDHPWFADSRMPVVLGAGRFVKQKDFPTLLRAFARVRRERPAKLVVLGSGKPRRKEKLEKLAAKLGIREDVDFPGFVENPYAYMARASVFVLSSAWEGLPGVLVEAMACGCPVVATDCPGGSAEILDGGRYGPLVPVGDDRAMAREILRVLESPPPRDSLLERALCFEVNRQVDAYVRLLDRVLLEHRAGAGVGSGPPLRRASSA is encoded by the coding sequence ATGAACGTGTTCCGGGAAAGCCCGAACGGCGCGGAAGGGGCGTCCGCTGCGGGCGCGGCGAGGCACGTCGCCGTCTTTCTCTCCGAGCTTTCGGGCGGTGGTGCCCAACGCCGCACGGTAACCCTCGTGAACGGGTTTGCGGCGCGCGGCATGCGGGTGGATCTCGTCCTGGTGCGAGCGGCGGGCCCGCTCCTGGGTGAGGTTTCCCGAGAGGTGCACGTCGTGGAACTCGAGAGCGTCTGGGCTCGCCGGCCTCCCTTCTCGGCGTTCCGGCGGGGGCGGGTGCTCGCGAGCATCGGGGCTCTGGCCGACTACCTCCGCAGCGTGCGACCCGACGTCCTCCTCTCGGCGGCGAGCCACGTGAATCTCGCCGCCTGTCTCGCCTACCGCCAGGCCCGGGTTCCCCTCCCCCTCGTTCTTCGGGTGAGCAACCACTTGAGCCGTTCTTCGTGGAACCTTCGGAGAAGTCCGAGGCTCTTGACTCCGATTCTGGCCCGCGAACTTTTCCCGTCCGCGGCTGCCCTGATTGCCGTCTCCCGGAGCGTGGCGGACGACCTGGTGCGGGTCACGGGCCTCCCATCCGAGAAGGTCCACGTGATCTACAATCCGGTCGTCGACGAGCGCCTTTTCCGGAAGGCGCGCGAGATGCCCGACCACCCGTGGTTCGCGGATTCCCGCATGCCGGTCGTGCTGGGCGCGGGTCGCTTCGTCAAACAGAAAGACTTTCCGACGCTTCTGCGCGCTTTTGCGCGCGTGCGACGCGAGCGCCCGGCGAAGCTCGTCGTTCTCGGGTCGGGAAAGCCCAGGCGGAAGGAAAAGCTCGAGAAGCTCGCGGCCAAGCTCGGAATCCGCGAAGACGTCGACTTCCCGGGATTCGTCGAGAATCCCTACGCGTACATGGCACGTGCGTCCGTTTTCGTCCTTTCCTCGGCTTGGGAGGGGTTGCCCGGAGTTCTGGTCGAGGCCATGGCTTGCGGCTGTCCGGTGGTGGCCACGGACTGCCCCGGCGGTTCCGCGGAAATTCTCGACGGGGGACGTTACGGTCCTCTCGTGCCCGTGGGAGACGACCGGGCCATGGCGCGCGAGATCCTGCGGGTTCTCGAGTCTCCGCCGCCGCGCGACTCGCTCCTCGAGCGGGCTCTCTGCTTCGAGGTGAACCGGCAGGTCGACGCCTATGTCCGGCTTCTCGACCGGGTGCTGCTCGAGCACCGAGCAGGGGCGGGAGTTGGCTCGGGCCCGCCCCTCAGGCGGGCATCCTCGGCCTAG